A region from the Tigriopus californicus strain San Diego chromosome 9, Tcal_SD_v2.1, whole genome shotgun sequence genome encodes:
- the LOC131886442 gene encoding S-adenosylhomocysteine hydrolase-like protein 1 has product MSSDEEHETVGHLKVPAKLVAATAVGFKDRTKRRLSLPISGAGRDHSRRSSNASNSEAGGGRKGSFDSTESWSSFDSDEDAPHPRQITQVNSKGFSSFCVKNISSHNFGRREIKLAEFEMPGLMSLRERALADQPLKGAKIVGCSHVNAQNAVMIETLVALGAHVKWSACNIFSTQNEVAAALAESGISIYAWRGQTEEDFWWCIQQCLTGEDNWHPNLIFDDGGDMTHVLVTRFPAIAKQVKGIVEQSVTGVHRLYQLSQKHNLPAPAMNTHDAVTKTMMDNYYSQKESVVDSLKRCTDIMLAGKTVLVCGYGQVGKGCAMALKSMGCVVFVSEIDPICSLQACMDGLKVRRVEYVIKKVDIVVTATGNKGVITREHMDKMKDGCIVCNMGHSNTEIDINSLKKPNITWEKIRSNVDNIIFPNKKRITLLAEGRLLNLSVVSIPSLVVSVSAATQILALIELANAPAARYNKDVYLLPKKIDEYVSSLHLPQFDAGLSELDQEQAKYLGIPQHGPFKPQYYRY; this is encoded by the coding sequence ATGTCATCCGACGAGGAACACGAAACCGTTGGACATCTTAAGGTCCCAGCCAAATTGGTGGCCGCCACGGCCGTCGGATTCAAAGACCGCACCAAGCGAAGGTTAAGTCTTCCAATTTCGGGTGCTGGACGAGATCACTCCAGGCGATCTTCCAATGCCTCCAACTCTGAAGCTGGAGGGGGTCGAAAGGGATCCTTTGACTCTACAGAGTCTTGGTCTTCTTTTGACTCGGATGAGGATGCACCTCACCCCAGGCAGATTACTCAAGTCAATTCCAAAGGGTTCTCCAGCTTCTGCGTCAAAAACATCAGCTCTCACAATTTCGGACGGCGAGAGATCAAGTTGGCAGAGTTCGAGATGCCAGGGTTGATGTCGCTTCGAGAACGAGCCCTGGCCGACCAGCCTTTGAAAGGTGCCAAAATTGTGGGATGCTCTCATGTGAATGCTCAAAATGCCGTCATGATCGAGACCTTGGTGGCATTGGGTGCTCACGTCAAATGGTCCGCTTGCAATATCTTCTCCACTCAAAACGAAGTGGCCGCGGCCTTGGCAGAGTCAGGGATCTCTATCTATGCTTGGCGAGGTCAGACTGAAGAAGATTTTTGGTGGTGCATCCAGCAATGTCTGACCGGCGAGGACAATTGGCATCCTAATCTGATCTTCGATGATGGTGGAGACATGACCCACGTCCTGGTCACCAGGTTCCCAGCCATTGCTAAACAGGTCAAGGGCATCGTGGAACAAAGCGTTACCGGCGTCCATCGGCTCTATCAATTGTCCCAGAAACATAACCTACCCGCTCCTGCCATGAACACTCACGATGCCGTCACGAAGACCATGATGGATAACTACTACAGTCAAAAGGAGTCCGTGGTGGATTCGCTCAAGCGCTGCACCGACATCATGCTCGCAGGCAAGACCGTGTTGGTCTGTGGCTACGGCCAGGTGGGCAAAGGCTGCGCCATGGCCTTGAAGTCCATGGGCTGCGTCGTGTTTGTGAGTGAGATCGACCCTATCTGCTCCTTGCAAGCCTGCATGGATGGCCTGAAGGTCCGTCGAGTAGAGTACGTTATCAAGAAAGTGGATATCGTCGTGACAGCCACCGGAAACAAAGGCGTCATCACCCGCGAGCACATGGACAAGATGAAGGACGGCTGCATTGTTTGCAACATGGGACATTCGAACACCGAGATCGATATCAACTCCTTGAAGAAGCCCAACATAACGTGGGAGAAGATCCGATCCAACGTGGACAACATCATTTTTCCCAACAAGAAACGGATCACCCTTTTGGCTGAAGGTCGACTCCTAAACCTTTCTGTGGTGAGCATTCCAAGTTTGGTGGTATCCGTGAGTGCTGCCACACAaatcttggccttgattgaACTGGCCAATGCTCCGGCGGCCCGATACAACAAGGACGTGTACCTCCTACCCAAAAAGATTGACG